A single genomic interval of Microbacterium sp. BLY harbors:
- the corA gene encoding magnesium/cobalt transporter CorA encodes MALIDNGVYVHGRRVETPKNLDETYRMLDAAGGIAWIGLYRPSPEEVASVAREFDLHPLAVEDALSGHQRSKVERYGDTLFAVLRPARYRDKEESIEFGELHLFIGPDFVVTIRHAESPNLAAVRRRMEANPELLAMGPEAVFYAILDEVVDEYEPVVAGLENDIDEIEDQLFGDSDDDALSRRIYELSREVINFQRAVHPLSGMLEWLRRGSEKYRIDEELQRSLRDVLDHTIRVNERVDSFRAILENALTVQSALVARRHSEAGLAQNDEIKKISSWAAIIFAPTLVGTVYGMNFDVMPELHWAFGYPMAIGAMAAFAVGLYGVFKYKKWL; translated from the coding sequence ATGGCGCTCATCGACAACGGCGTGTACGTCCACGGACGTCGCGTGGAGACCCCGAAGAACCTGGACGAGACCTACCGGATGCTGGATGCCGCCGGCGGGATCGCGTGGATCGGCCTGTACCGACCGAGTCCGGAAGAGGTCGCCTCCGTCGCCCGCGAGTTCGACCTGCATCCCCTCGCCGTCGAGGATGCGCTGTCCGGGCATCAGCGCTCCAAGGTGGAGCGCTACGGCGACACCCTCTTCGCCGTGCTGCGCCCGGCCCGGTACCGCGACAAGGAGGAGTCGATCGAGTTCGGCGAGCTGCATCTGTTCATCGGCCCGGACTTCGTCGTGACGATCCGGCATGCCGAGTCCCCGAACCTCGCCGCGGTCCGCCGGCGGATGGAGGCGAACCCGGAGCTGCTCGCGATGGGTCCGGAGGCGGTGTTCTACGCGATCCTCGATGAGGTCGTGGACGAGTACGAGCCCGTCGTCGCCGGCCTCGAGAACGACATCGACGAGATCGAGGATCAGCTCTTCGGCGACAGCGACGACGACGCCCTCTCCCGCCGCATCTACGAGCTGTCCCGCGAGGTCATCAACTTTCAGCGCGCCGTCCATCCGCTCAGCGGAATGCTGGAGTGGCTGCGTCGCGGATCCGAGAAGTACCGGATCGACGAGGAGCTGCAGCGCTCGCTCCGGGATGTGCTCGACCACACGATTCGCGTGAACGAGCGCGTGGACTCGTTCCGCGCGATCCTCGAGAACGCCCTGACCGTGCAGTCGGCGCTCGTCGCACGCCGGCACTCGGAGGCGGGTCTCGCGCAGAACGACGAGATCAAGAAGATCTCGTCGTGGGCGGCGATCATCTTCGCGCCCACCCTGGTCGGCACCGTCTACGGGATGAACTTCGACGTGATGCCGGAGCTGCACTGGGCGTTCGGGTATCCGATGGCGATCGGCGCGATGGCGGCCTTCGCGGTCGGACTGTACGGGGTGTTCAAGTACAAGAAGTGGCTCTGA
- a CDS encoding ROK family protein translates to MGATSPLSIVARSALRLRDAGPATVSDLSRSLEVSRTSVENAVAVLSDSGLLVDAPAQIGGGAGRPARRYSFHAAAGVVVGVDIGVASVRVVVADLAGVVIAQRTFLGVADHADGPAKLAAVIDDVRRTLARIPLPRTGLRAIGVSLPGIVDDDGRVTTSVVIPEWSGIDIGSQLRQAFGCPVAVDNGVRLAAVAEHHLGVAQLVDDVIYLSVGNRIAMGLILGGRPRRGIHNAAGDIGRLAFRGLNTETGQISWRTAPTAAEVFARARSGEQAAREELDGFIDELAHGIATLIMTVDPAMVVIGGGLSAAHEQLLDPLRAALPGHLGLPFQVPLAEARLGAEAAAHGAVVHAFQRHPGDIYGIEDMPAPPITPLPHDPAAGDDTEEKQ, encoded by the coding sequence ATGGGCGCGACCAGTCCGCTCTCGATCGTGGCGCGGTCCGCACTCCGGCTGCGCGACGCCGGACCGGCGACCGTCAGCGACCTCTCGCGGTCGCTCGAGGTCTCCCGCACCTCCGTCGAGAACGCCGTGGCGGTGCTCTCCGACTCCGGCCTGCTCGTCGACGCCCCCGCGCAGATCGGCGGAGGCGCCGGTCGGCCCGCCCGCCGCTACTCGTTCCACGCCGCCGCCGGCGTGGTGGTGGGCGTGGACATCGGCGTCGCCAGTGTGCGCGTCGTCGTCGCCGACCTCGCCGGCGTGGTCATCGCCCAGCGCACCTTCCTCGGAGTCGCGGATCATGCCGACGGCCCGGCCAAGCTCGCCGCCGTGATCGATGACGTCCGCCGCACGCTCGCCCGGATCCCGCTGCCACGGACCGGTCTGCGGGCGATCGGCGTCTCGCTCCCCGGCATCGTCGACGACGACGGGCGCGTCACCACCTCGGTCGTGATCCCGGAGTGGTCCGGCATCGACATCGGCTCGCAGCTGCGCCAGGCGTTCGGCTGCCCCGTGGCCGTCGACAACGGCGTGCGGCTCGCCGCCGTCGCCGAGCACCACCTCGGCGTCGCGCAGCTCGTCGACGACGTCATCTACCTGTCGGTCGGCAACCGCATCGCCATGGGCCTGATCCTCGGGGGCCGGCCGCGCCGCGGCATCCACAACGCCGCCGGCGACATCGGCCGTCTCGCGTTCCGCGGCCTCAACACCGAGACCGGGCAGATCTCGTGGCGCACCGCTCCGACCGCCGCCGAGGTGTTCGCCCGGGCGCGCAGCGGAGAGCAGGCCGCCCGCGAGGAGCTCGACGGCTTCATCGACGAGCTCGCCCACGGGATCGCGACCCTCATCATGACGGTCGATCCCGCGATGGTCGTGATCGGCGGCGGGCTCTCGGCCGCGCACGAACAGCTGCTCGATCCCCTGCGCGCCGCCCTCCCCGGGCACCTCGGACTGCCGTTCCAGGTGCCGCTCGCGGAGGCACGGCTGGGCGCGGAGGCCGCCGCCCACGGCGCCGTCGTGCACGCGTTCCAACGGCACCCCGGCGACATCTACGGCATCGAAGACATGCCGGCCCCGCCCATCACCCCCTTGCCGCACGACCCCGCGGCCGGCGACGACACCGAGGAGAAGCAGTGA
- a CDS encoding carbohydrate ABC transporter permease, whose protein sequence is MTALLQPPTQTTPPATRPTARKRRSFRALEPTGWGIAVRWIWLSLAGILSFFPFYAMVVLSLKPGMLVELPGSLLPWNDISFDAYEQVLGGQNIIVWLFNTLVYSLVSVVAVLFLSALAGYAFAKKRFRGKEVMFWSFLAMVMVPFHVTLIPTFILMANLGGIDTYWGLILPTLANAQAVFLMRQFIQGLPDELFEAARIDGAGEFRIFLRIVLPLCKPILATLGIFVFLWHWNDFLWPLIIAKSNSMFTLTVGISSLQQQDVPLSTMLAGSVVALLPIFLAYLIAQRYVQEGVTGTGIKG, encoded by the coding sequence ATGACCGCCCTCCTGCAGCCGCCGACGCAGACGACGCCGCCCGCGACCCGTCCCACCGCGCGGAAGCGCCGCTCGTTCCGCGCGCTCGAGCCGACCGGCTGGGGCATCGCCGTCCGCTGGATCTGGCTGAGCCTCGCCGGCATCCTCAGCTTCTTCCCCTTCTACGCGATGGTCGTGCTGAGCCTGAAGCCGGGCATGCTCGTCGAGCTCCCCGGCTCGCTGCTCCCCTGGAACGACATCTCCTTCGATGCGTACGAGCAGGTGCTCGGCGGGCAGAACATCATCGTCTGGCTGTTCAACACGCTCGTCTACTCGCTCGTGTCGGTCGTGGCCGTGCTGTTCCTCTCCGCGCTCGCCGGGTACGCCTTCGCCAAGAAGCGCTTCCGCGGCAAGGAGGTCATGTTCTGGTCGTTCCTGGCGATGGTCATGGTGCCGTTCCACGTGACGCTGATCCCGACGTTCATCCTGATGGCGAACCTCGGCGGCATCGACACCTATTGGGGCCTCATCCTGCCCACGCTCGCGAACGCGCAGGCCGTCTTCCTCATGCGCCAGTTCATCCAGGGTCTTCCCGATGAGCTCTTCGAGGCCGCCCGCATCGACGGTGCCGGCGAGTTCCGCATCTTCCTGCGGATCGTGCTGCCGCTGTGCAAGCCGATCCTCGCGACGCTCGGGATCTTCGTCTTCCTGTGGCACTGGAACGACTTCCTCTGGCCGCTCATCATCGCCAAGTCCAACTCGATGTTCACCCTCACCGTGGGCATCTCGTCGCTGCAGCAGCAGGATGTGCCGCTCAGCACCATGCTCGCCGGCTCCGTCGTGGCGTTGCTGCCGATCTTCCTCGCGTACCTCATCGCTCAGCGGTACGTGCAGGAGGGCGTCACCGGCACCGGGATCAAGGGCTGA
- a CDS encoding SDR family NAD(P)-dependent oxidoreductase: MRIDLDGKTALVTGSTQGIGLAVATTLADAGARVAINGRNPETVSSVIAALQDENPERNLVPAPGDVTTEDGAAAVLAAVGDVDVLVNNLGIFGATPALEISDDEWRRYFEVNVLAAVRLIRATLPGMMARGWGRVLDIASDSAVVIPAEMIHYGMSKTALLAVSRGFAKEAAGTGVTVNSVLAGPTHTGGVEDFVYSLVDPELPWEEAQREFMRVHRPQSLLQRLIEPEEIANMVAYLASPLASATTGAAVRVDGGYIDAIVP; the protein is encoded by the coding sequence ATGCGCATCGACCTCGACGGAAAGACCGCCCTCGTCACGGGTTCCACCCAGGGCATCGGGCTCGCCGTCGCGACGACCCTGGCCGACGCCGGCGCGCGGGTGGCCATCAACGGCAGGAACCCCGAGACCGTGTCGTCGGTCATCGCCGCGCTGCAGGACGAGAATCCGGAGCGGAACCTCGTCCCCGCCCCCGGCGACGTCACCACGGAGGACGGCGCCGCGGCGGTCCTCGCCGCCGTCGGAGATGTGGACGTCCTCGTCAACAACCTCGGCATCTTCGGGGCCACCCCGGCTCTCGAGATCTCCGACGACGAGTGGCGGCGGTACTTCGAGGTGAACGTGCTCGCCGCCGTCCGGCTCATCCGCGCGACCCTGCCCGGAATGATGGCCCGCGGCTGGGGACGGGTGCTCGACATCGCCAGCGACTCCGCGGTGGTGATCCCCGCGGAGATGATCCACTACGGGATGTCGAAGACCGCGTTGCTCGCCGTGTCCCGGGGCTTCGCGAAGGAAGCGGCCGGCACCGGCGTGACGGTGAACTCCGTGCTCGCGGGGCCGACCCACACCGGCGGCGTGGAGGACTTCGTGTACTCGCTCGTGGATCCGGAGCTGCCGTGGGAGGAAGCGCAGCGTGAGTTCATGCGCGTGCACCGTCCGCAGTCGCTGCTGCAGCGGCTGATCGAGCCGGAGGAGATCGCGAACATGGTCGCCTACCTCGCGTCTCCCCTCGCCTCGGCGACGACCGGTGCCGCCGTCCGGGTCGACGGCGGTTACATCGACGCGATCGTCCCCTGA
- a CDS encoding Gfo/Idh/MocA family protein: protein MGEYARIKAGIDAGQIGTPAVQRFRRLGSAPQAPWFFSERAGGGVIRDLMIHDIDQALWFAGPVDSVSAVQNPPTVDDRVPAPVTAHVVLTHRSGVISHVHASWVQPGMPFRTSVEVAGSEGRLRYDSAEDHTLRTDAVLVEGASDYLPPMSPEESPYYAEIADFVGAIAEGRDARVSPEDGIQAVAVAEAAYASIASGAPVALPASSAAVAEEATR, encoded by the coding sequence ATGGGGGAGTACGCCCGGATCAAGGCCGGCATCGACGCCGGCCAGATCGGCACCCCCGCCGTGCAGCGCTTCCGCCGCCTCGGCTCGGCCCCCCAGGCGCCCTGGTTCTTCTCGGAGCGCGCGGGCGGCGGCGTCATCCGCGACCTCATGATCCACGACATCGACCAGGCGCTGTGGTTCGCCGGTCCGGTCGACAGCGTCTCCGCCGTGCAGAACCCGCCCACGGTCGACGACCGCGTGCCGGCCCCGGTCACGGCGCATGTCGTGCTCACCCACCGCAGCGGGGTCATCAGCCACGTGCACGCGAGCTGGGTGCAGCCCGGCATGCCGTTCCGCACGAGCGTCGAGGTCGCGGGTTCGGAGGGACGGCTGCGCTACGACAGCGCCGAAGACCACACGCTGCGCACCGACGCCGTGCTCGTCGAGGGCGCGAGCGACTACCTGCCGCCGATGTCGCCGGAGGAGAGCCCGTACTACGCGGAGATCGCCGACTTCGTCGGCGCGATCGCCGAAGGGCGCGACGCCCGGGTGTCTCCGGAGGACGGGATCCAGGCGGTGGCGGTCGCCGAGGCCGCCTACGCCTCGATCGCGTCCGGAGCCCCGGTCGCGCTCCCCGCATCATCCGCCGCCGTCGCCGAGGAGGCCACCCGATGA
- a CDS encoding dihydrodipicolinate synthase family protein, protein MTDSAARTATVPSLRPEAAATLARGAVIPAHPLALTAARTLDERRQRALSRYYLDAGAGGLAVGVHTTQFEIRDPEHALFEPVLALAAEEMDARDDATLVRIAGVAGDTAQAVAEAELARSLGYDAVLVSPRVAGADERALLDRARAVGEVLPLVGFYLQTAIGGPVLDREFWREFAAIPSVVAVKAAPFDRYRTLELVRGVAASGRADEIALYTGNDDAIVADLLSEFHVDSPSGRRTLRFVGGLLGQWAVGTQAAVTLLERAHRALAGDAEAYREVGRRASDMVDVNQAVFDPGNDFRGVIAGVHEMLRQQGLLEGIWCLDPDEGLSPGQAEEIARVRQAYPELNDDAFIAENLEAWLR, encoded by the coding sequence ATGACCGACTCCGCCGCACGGACGGCCACCGTGCCGTCGCTGCGCCCCGAAGCCGCCGCGACCCTCGCCCGTGGCGCCGTCATCCCGGCCCATCCGCTCGCCCTCACCGCCGCGCGCACGCTCGACGAACGGCGGCAGCGGGCGCTGTCCCGCTACTACCTCGACGCCGGGGCCGGAGGCCTCGCCGTCGGCGTGCACACGACCCAGTTCGAGATCCGCGACCCGGAGCACGCGCTCTTCGAGCCGGTGCTCGCGCTGGCCGCGGAGGAGATGGACGCCCGCGACGACGCGACCCTCGTGCGCATCGCCGGAGTGGCGGGCGACACGGCCCAGGCGGTCGCCGAGGCGGAGCTCGCCCGCTCCCTCGGCTACGACGCCGTGCTGGTGAGTCCCCGCGTCGCGGGTGCGGACGAGCGTGCCCTGCTCGACCGTGCCCGCGCCGTCGGTGAGGTGCTGCCGCTGGTCGGCTTCTACCTGCAGACCGCGATCGGCGGTCCCGTGCTCGACCGCGAGTTCTGGCGGGAGTTCGCCGCGATCCCGTCGGTCGTCGCCGTGAAGGCCGCGCCGTTCGACCGCTACCGCACGCTGGAGCTCGTGCGGGGCGTCGCCGCCTCGGGCCGCGCCGACGAGATCGCGCTGTACACGGGCAACGACGACGCGATCGTCGCCGACCTGCTCTCCGAGTTCCACGTGGACTCCCCGTCCGGACGGCGCACCCTCCGCTTCGTCGGCGGGCTGCTCGGCCAGTGGGCCGTGGGCACGCAGGCCGCGGTCACCCTGCTCGAGCGGGCGCACCGGGCCCTCGCCGGAGACGCGGAGGCCTACCGCGAGGTGGGGCGCCGGGCATCCGACATGGTGGACGTGAACCAGGCCGTGTTCGATCCGGGCAACGACTTCCGTGGCGTCATCGCGGGCGTGCACGAGATGCTGCGCCAGCAGGGACTCCTCGAGGGGATCTGGTGCCTGGATCCCGACGAGGGCCTGTCGCCGGGCCAGGCCGAGGAGATCGCGCGCGTCCGGCAGGCGTACCCGGAGCTGAACGACGACGCCTTCATCGCCGAGAACCTCGAGGCCTGGCTGCGATGA
- a CDS encoding NAD(P)-dependent oxidoreductase, whose protein sequence is MTQYAFASEAELEEALATPSDGLVADLAQGSGDLVILGAGGKMGPTLAMLARRGLDAAGRTGDAVYAVSRFGDAAIRERLEAAGVRVVPFDLIENDDLSGLPDAPNVAFMVGAKFGAATNASWAWEVNAALPDRIARRYRDSAISVLSTGNVYPFVPASSGGAAEETAPAPIGEYAQSCLGRERVFEFGAQERGTKVAIIRLNYAVDLRYGVLADIGSAVHAGEPVSVATANVNVIWQGYANEVVLRSLVHASTDPFVINLTGPELLSVSSIAHRFGALFEKEIEIVDEPQPTALLSDARRCMALFGYPSVSAEELIRMQADWISDGLPMIAKPTKWAVRDGKF, encoded by the coding sequence ATGACGCAGTACGCATTCGCCTCCGAGGCCGAGCTCGAGGAGGCGCTGGCCACCCCGAGCGACGGGCTCGTGGCCGACCTCGCCCAGGGCTCCGGAGACCTCGTGATCCTCGGCGCCGGCGGCAAGATGGGACCGACCCTGGCGATGCTCGCCCGACGCGGTCTGGACGCCGCGGGTCGCACCGGCGACGCCGTGTACGCGGTGTCCCGCTTCGGCGACGCCGCCATCCGCGAGCGCCTGGAGGCGGCGGGTGTGCGCGTCGTGCCCTTCGACCTCATCGAGAACGACGACCTCTCCGGCCTCCCCGACGCGCCGAACGTGGCGTTCATGGTGGGCGCGAAGTTCGGTGCCGCGACCAACGCCTCCTGGGCCTGGGAGGTCAACGCGGCTCTTCCCGACCGCATCGCCCGACGCTACCGGGACAGCGCGATCTCGGTGCTCTCCACCGGGAACGTCTACCCGTTCGTCCCCGCCTCGTCCGGGGGCGCCGCCGAGGAGACCGCGCCCGCGCCGATCGGCGAGTACGCGCAGTCCTGCCTCGGCCGGGAGCGCGTGTTCGAGTTCGGGGCGCAGGAGCGCGGCACGAAGGTCGCGATCATCCGCCTGAACTACGCCGTCGACCTCCGCTACGGGGTGCTCGCCGACATCGGCAGCGCCGTGCACGCCGGGGAGCCGGTGTCCGTCGCCACCGCCAACGTCAACGTGATCTGGCAGGGCTACGCGAACGAGGTCGTGCTGCGGAGCCTGGTGCATGCCTCGACCGACCCCTTCGTCATCAACCTCACCGGGCCGGAGCTGCTCAGCGTCTCGTCGATCGCCCACCGTTTCGGTGCGCTGTTCGAGAAGGAGATCGAGATCGTCGACGAGCCCCAGCCGACCGCGCTGCTCAGCGACGCCCGGCGCTGCATGGCCCTGTTCGGCTACCCGTCGGTCTCGGCCGAGGAGCTCATCCGCATGCAGGCCGACTGGATCAGCGACGGACTGCCGATGATCGCCAAGCCCACCAAGTGGGCCGTGCGGGACGGGAAGTTCTGA
- a CDS encoding carbohydrate ABC transporter permease gives MTTATTAPKPAGRVARVLARREARVAFLFVLPAFLLFIAFRFGPSIAGVALSFFDYDISGEIAWRGLDHFQRLVADPLFWRALGTTLIYTVFAVPIALVLSTIMALGVRRAFRGARFFRSIFFLPVITSLVLAGSIFVWIFSANGPWSALMEPLGLGGSWLGSTVLVIPAIVVVGVWSRFGYGMMILIAALQDVPRELEEAALVDGANAWQRFRWIILPHLRPTFFFLAVIETTAAFQVFDVIYVMTQGGPANASYSLVYMLYDQGFRYFDYGYAAAVGVALFVMTLVVALIQRLVIGKQK, from the coding sequence ATGACGACGGCCACCACGGCGCCGAAGCCCGCAGGGCGCGTCGCCCGGGTGCTCGCCCGACGGGAAGCGCGCGTCGCGTTCCTGTTCGTGCTCCCCGCCTTCCTGCTGTTCATCGCCTTCCGCTTCGGCCCGAGCATCGCGGGTGTGGCGCTGAGCTTCTTCGACTACGACATCTCCGGCGAGATCGCCTGGCGCGGCCTCGACCACTTCCAGCGCCTCGTCGCCGATCCGCTGTTCTGGCGGGCGTTGGGGACCACGCTCATCTACACGGTCTTCGCCGTGCCGATCGCGCTGGTGCTGTCGACGATCATGGCCCTCGGCGTGCGGCGGGCCTTCCGCGGGGCCCGGTTCTTCCGCTCCATCTTCTTCCTCCCCGTCATCACCTCCCTCGTGCTGGCCGGCTCGATCTTCGTGTGGATCTTCTCGGCGAACGGCCCCTGGTCGGCGCTGATGGAGCCGCTCGGACTCGGCGGCTCCTGGCTCGGGAGCACCGTGCTCGTCATCCCCGCGATCGTCGTCGTCGGCGTCTGGTCGCGGTTCGGCTACGGGATGATGATCCTCATCGCCGCGCTGCAGGACGTGCCGCGTGAGCTGGAGGAAGCGGCGCTCGTCGACGGCGCGAACGCCTGGCAGCGCTTCCGGTGGATCATCCTGCCGCACCTGCGCCCCACGTTCTTCTTCCTCGCGGTGATCGAGACGACGGCCGCCTTCCAGGTCTTCGACGTCATCTACGTGATGACCCAGGGCGGGCCGGCGAACGCCAGCTACTCGCTCGTCTACATGCTGTACGACCAGGGCTTCCGCTACTTCGACTACGGCTACGCGGCCGCCGTCGGCGTCGCCCTGTTCGTCATGACCCTCGTGGTCGCCCTCATCCAGCGCCTCGTGATCGGAAAGCAGAAATGA
- a CDS encoding ABC transporter substrate-binding protein, with the protein MRVSKITGVVAGVAAATLLAGCSAGGGNTAEGEQDITVWLYPVIADEAVHKDFWDSTIEAFEKENENVNVKYEIFPWANRDEALQTAIAAGKGPDVVYLIPDQLAAYQKSIAPLNDLLSEERQGDLLPNVKESVTLGGDLLGAPILTSAQPLICNAAAFEAAGVTEYPETWDDIVEMAPAFVDKGMYALNYPASAENTLNLTYYPLLWQAGGEVYTEDGEVGFDSKAGEKALTFLSDLAEEGALDPEALTTNVPLEQTAIAQGKVACTWNNAVTEVAPFWGEENVKVLAPLTEKESVAYGTVGSLSVLKGSKAPEAAAAFAEFATGADVVEPYLKAAGFFSALSTTEPLYADDPLLGEVEKYVPDTTVGELDASSRALMGVLSPEIQAALLGQKSPADALKDAAAAAAPLLQK; encoded by the coding sequence ATGCGCGTCAGCAAGATCACCGGCGTCGTCGCGGGAGTCGCGGCCGCCACCCTGTTGGCCGGATGTTCGGCCGGCGGAGGCAACACCGCAGAGGGCGAGCAGGACATCACGGTCTGGCTCTACCCGGTCATCGCCGACGAGGCGGTGCACAAGGACTTCTGGGACTCGACCATCGAGGCGTTCGAGAAGGAGAACGAGAACGTCAACGTGAAGTACGAGATCTTCCCGTGGGCGAACCGTGACGAGGCTCTGCAGACGGCGATCGCCGCCGGCAAGGGCCCCGACGTCGTCTACCTCATCCCCGACCAGCTCGCGGCGTACCAGAAGTCGATCGCCCCGCTCAACGACCTGCTCAGCGAGGAGCGCCAGGGCGACCTGCTCCCCAACGTCAAGGAGTCGGTCACGCTCGGCGGCGACCTCCTCGGCGCCCCGATCCTCACCAGCGCGCAGCCGCTCATCTGCAACGCCGCCGCCTTCGAGGCGGCCGGCGTGACCGAGTACCCGGAGACCTGGGACGACATCGTCGAGATGGCTCCCGCCTTCGTCGACAAGGGCATGTACGCCCTGAACTACCCGGCCTCCGCCGAGAACACCCTCAACCTCACCTACTACCCGCTGCTGTGGCAGGCGGGCGGCGAGGTCTACACCGAGGACGGCGAGGTCGGCTTCGACAGCAAGGCCGGCGAGAAGGCCCTCACGTTCCTCAGCGACCTGGCCGAGGAGGGTGCGCTCGACCCGGAGGCCCTCACGACCAACGTCCCGCTCGAGCAGACCGCCATCGCCCAGGGCAAGGTGGCCTGCACCTGGAACAACGCCGTGACCGAGGTCGCGCCGTTCTGGGGCGAGGAGAACGTCAAGGTGCTCGCGCCGCTGACCGAGAAGGAGTCCGTGGCCTACGGCACCGTCGGCTCGCTCTCCGTGCTCAAGGGCTCGAAGGCCCCCGAGGCCGCCGCCGCGTTCGCCGAGTTCGCGACGGGCGCCGACGTCGTCGAGCCGTACCTGAAGGCCGCCGGCTTCTTCTCGGCGCTCAGCACGACCGAGCCGCTCTACGCCGACGACCCGCTCCTCGGCGAGGTCGAGAAGTACGTGCCCGACACCACGGTGGGCGAGCTCGACGCCAGCTCCCGCGCGCTCATGGGTGTGCTCTCCCCGGAGATCCAGGCCGCCCTGCTCGGCCAGAAATCCCCGGCCGACGCCCTCAAGGACGCCGCGGCCGCCGCAGCCCCGCTGCTGCAGAAGTGA
- a CDS encoding Gfo/Idh/MocA family protein yields MTAPRPLRIAVLSFAHTHALSYVHALQQMPDVELIAADPDGASAPDDAPRGAALAAELGVAYVDTYEDAFAWGPDAVVIAAENSRHRVLVEQAAAAGVHVLCEKPLATTVEDAIAMRDACDRTGVLLMVAYPVRFSPAVREAIAELRSGRLGAILGVTGINNGKLPQDRAWFTDPALAGGGALVDHVVHCADLLDELLGERAQSVRAVSNSILHGDRDLAVETGGLVTIQYPSGVIATIDCSWSWPMSSPTWGGLTLEVVAERGTVTVSPFAKGVAGHDAHGETWAPVGADLDALLLQEFVQAVRAGRQPQPDAGVGIRTVEIVKAAQLSASRAGTPIPL; encoded by the coding sequence ATGACCGCTCCCCGCCCGCTGCGGATCGCCGTGCTGTCGTTCGCGCACACGCACGCCCTCAGCTACGTGCACGCGCTGCAGCAGATGCCCGACGTCGAACTGATCGCCGCCGATCCCGACGGCGCCTCCGCCCCCGATGACGCCCCGCGCGGCGCCGCCCTCGCCGCGGAGCTCGGCGTCGCATACGTCGACACCTACGAGGACGCCTTCGCCTGGGGGCCGGACGCGGTGGTCATCGCCGCCGAGAACTCCCGCCACCGGGTGCTCGTCGAGCAGGCCGCCGCCGCGGGCGTGCACGTGCTGTGCGAGAAGCCGCTGGCGACGACCGTCGAGGACGCGATCGCGATGCGCGACGCCTGCGACCGTACGGGCGTGCTGCTCATGGTGGCGTACCCGGTGCGTTTCTCCCCCGCGGTGCGCGAGGCGATCGCCGAGCTGCGCAGCGGACGTCTCGGGGCGATCCTCGGCGTCACCGGCATCAACAACGGCAAGCTCCCGCAGGACCGGGCGTGGTTCACCGACCCCGCGCTGGCCGGCGGCGGTGCCCTGGTCGACCACGTCGTGCACTGCGCCGACCTCCTCGACGAACTCCTCGGGGAGCGGGCGCAGTCCGTCCGCGCCGTGTCGAACAGCATCCTGCACGGCGACCGCGACCTCGCCGTCGAGACCGGCGGCCTCGTCACGATCCAGTATCCGAGCGGCGTGATCGCCACGATCGACTGCTCCTGGAGCTGGCCGATGAGCTCGCCGACCTGGGGCGGCCTGACCCTCGAGGTCGTGGCCGAGCGCGGGACCGTGACCGTGAGCCCCTTCGCGAAGGGCGTGGCCGGGCACGATGCCCACGGCGAGACCTGGGCCCCGGTCGGCGCCGACCTCGATGCGCTGCTCCTCCAGGAGTTCGTGCAGGCCGTCCGCGCGGGCCGTCAGCCCCAGCCGGACGCCGGCGTCGGCATCCGCACCGTCGAGATCGTGAAGGCCGCCCAGCTTTCCGCCTCCCGCGCCGGCACCCCCATCCCCCTCTAA